From a region of the Triticum aestivum cultivar Chinese Spring chromosome 7D, IWGSC CS RefSeq v2.1, whole genome shotgun sequence genome:
- the LOC123167764 gene encoding serine carboxypeptidase-like 51 (The sequence of the model RefSeq protein was modified relative to this genomic sequence to represent the inferred CDS: added 51 bases not found in genome assembly) — MAPARSLLLSCVALVALLLVLPSRAAAAGTADGSEEWGYMQVRPKAHMFWWLYRSPHRVDNGTAPWPTVLWLQGGPGASGVGYGNFMEIGPLDTDLKPRATTWLNKADLLFVDNPVGTGFSFVEGGNKSLMARTDGQAARDLTALLIKLYRHNKPLQGSPLYIVAESYGGKFAVTTALTALKAIRHGHLRAKLGGVALGDSWISPEDSVLSWGPLLYQLSRIDEKGLQQCDSLANKIKAQLKAKQYAAAEKSWEDLESAVLEQSNSVNFYNILKDESSEDAAVLATAGAAVRKVGYTRYLSSKATREGGLDGLMNAEVKAKLGIIPNNFTWGEQSGDVFEALAGDFMKPRINEVDQLLRLGVEVTIYSGQLDLICATKGTLDWVQKLKWEGLKNFTGSPRKPLYCKGGEGEGEGEAAGTQAFLKSYKNLKFYWILGAGHMIPIDNPCPALNMLGDITQSPAR, encoded by the exons CTCCTCGTCctgccctcccgcgccgccgccgccggcaccgccgATGGGTCGGAAGAGTGGGGATACATGCAAGTCCGACCCA AGGCGCACATGTTCTGGTGGCTGTACCGTAGCCCCCACCGTGTCGACAACGGCACAGCGCCATGGCCGACCGTGCTGTGGCTGCAGGGCGGCCCA GGCGCGTCGGGGGTCGGTTACGGCAACTTCATGGAGATCGGGCCGCTTGACACGGACCTCAAGCCCCGCGCCACCACCTGGCTCAACAAGGCCGACCTCCTCTTCGTC GAcaaccccgtgggcacggggttcaGCTTCGTGGAGGGCGGCAACAAGAGCCTGATGGCGCGCACGGACGGCCAGGCGGCGCGCGACCTGACGGCGCTACTCATCAAGCTCTACCGGCACAACAAGCCGCTGCAGGGGAGCCCGCTCTACATCGTGGCCGAGTCGTACGGCGGCAAGTTCGCCGTCACCACCGCCCTCACCGCGCTCAAGGCCATCCGACATGGACACCTCAGGGCCAAGCTTGGAG GTGTGGCCCTGGGGGATAGCTGGATTTCACCAGAGGACTCCGTG TTGTCATGGGGCCCGTTGCTATACCAACTGTCCCGTATCGACGAGAAGGGGCTGCAGCAATGCGACAG CCTGGCGAATAAGATCAAGGCGCAGCTCAAGGCGAAGCAGTACGCGGCGGCGGAGAAGTCGTGGGAGGACCTCGAGTCGGCCGTGCTCGAGCAGAGCAACTCCGTG AACTTCTACAACATCCTCAAGGACGAGTCGTCGGAGGACGCTGCGGTGCTGGCGACCGCGGGGGCGGCGGTGAGGAAGGTGGGCTACACGAGGTACCTGAGCTCCAAGGCGACGAGGGAAGGCGGCCTCGACGGCCTCATGAACGCCGAGGTCAAGGCCAAGCTGGGCATCATCCCCAACAACTTCACCTGGGGAGAGCAGTCCGGCGACGTGTTCGAAGCCCTCGCAGGCGACTTCATGAAGCCAAGAATCAACGAG GTTGACCAACTCCTCAGACTTGGCGTGGAGGTGACCATCTACAGCGGACAG CTCGATCTCATCTGCGCAACCAAGGGAACACTGGACTGGGTCCAGAAGCTCAA GTGGGAAGGCCTGAAGAATTTCACAGGGTCGCCCAGAAAGCCGCTCTACTGCAAGGggggtgaaggtgaaggtgaaggtgaagcaGCCGGCACCCAGGCCTTCCTCAAGTCGTACAAGAACCTGAAATTCTACTGGATACTCGGGGCTGGCCACATG ATACCGATC